The proteins below come from a single Pseudomonas chlororaphis genomic window:
- a CDS encoding LysR family transcriptional regulator, translated as MELSQLRMLKTVCDTGSIARAAEVLHCVPSNITARLKSLERELGTALFFREGRGLRISPAGEVFLDYAKKILSLTEQARHAVGPDSTPSGPLRIGAIESSASGRLPQLLAKYHARYPQVSLELSTGTWSQLLDNSQHHRLDGVIVAVDIERPGLKRVVTYREDLVLIASESHGPLRSAADLRGKAIFMWPSGCPYRLALEQWLLRHGQVQPIVSIASYGAIVGCVSAGAGVSLVPRGIYEQYRQGAGWSGYEFAELTGIDNLFYWHENAGPHPAREAFLAMLQTEFEP; from the coding sequence ATGGAACTGTCCCAACTGCGCATGCTCAAGACGGTCTGCGACACCGGCAGCATTGCCCGTGCGGCCGAAGTGCTGCACTGCGTACCGTCCAACATCACTGCACGCCTCAAGTCGCTGGAGCGGGAACTGGGCACCGCGTTGTTTTTTCGTGAAGGTCGCGGCCTGCGGATCAGCCCGGCGGGCGAAGTGTTCCTGGACTATGCGAAAAAAATCCTGAGCTTGACGGAACAGGCGCGTCACGCGGTTGGCCCTGACAGTACGCCGAGCGGGCCGCTGCGCATTGGCGCCATTGAGTCCAGCGCCAGCGGGCGCCTGCCGCAACTGCTGGCGAAATACCACGCCCGATACCCGCAAGTGTCCCTGGAACTGAGCACGGGAACCTGGTCCCAGCTGCTGGATAATAGTCAGCACCACCGCCTCGACGGCGTGATCGTCGCCGTCGACATCGAGCGGCCTGGGCTCAAACGGGTGGTGACGTATCGCGAAGACCTGGTGCTGATCGCGTCCGAATCCCACGGACCGTTGCGCAGCGCCGCAGACCTTCGAGGCAAGGCGATCTTCATGTGGCCTTCGGGCTGCCCTTATCGCCTGGCGCTGGAGCAATGGCTGCTGCGTCACGGTCAAGTGCAACCCATCGTCAGCATCGCCAGTTATGGCGCCATCGTCGGGTGTGTCAGTGCGGGTGCCGGCGTCTCGCTGGTGCCGCGCGGGATCTATGAACAATACCGTCAGGGCGCCGGCTGGAGCGGGTATGAGTTCGCCGAACTGACGGGCATCGACAACCTGTTCTATTGGCATGAAAACGCCGGCCCGCACCCTGCCAGGGAAGCATTCCTGGCCATGCTGCAAACGGAATTCGAGCCATGA
- a CDS encoding (Fe-S)-binding protein — MNAVSNNKEAVGERYQLETMRHAQQMTWKAIDQIARAITPGMRESEAQAQGKTILAQMGMDRIWHPLLVRFGANTLKTFKQRSEGDPELGTDDIFFIDMGVVWQGHEGDAGATFTTGSDPQMIACAAAAKTLFDQVEGFWRSEQVSGVALYDFAAAQAKAMGWTLNLDIKGHRVSDFPHAIHRGGDLGNLAQYPNTGLWILEIQLAHPERPFGAFYEDLLI; from the coding sequence ATGAATGCTGTCTCCAACAACAAAGAAGCGGTCGGTGAGCGCTATCAGCTTGAAACGATGCGCCATGCACAGCAGATGACCTGGAAGGCCATCGATCAGATCGCCCGCGCCATCACCCCCGGCATGCGCGAATCCGAGGCGCAGGCACAAGGCAAGACGATCCTGGCGCAAATGGGCATGGACCGGATCTGGCACCCCTTGCTGGTGCGCTTCGGCGCCAACACGCTCAAGACGTTCAAACAGCGCTCCGAGGGCGATCCCGAGCTGGGAACCGACGATATTTTCTTCATCGACATGGGCGTCGTCTGGCAAGGCCATGAGGGTGACGCCGGGGCGACCTTCACCACGGGCTCCGACCCGCAGATGATCGCCTGTGCCGCAGCCGCCAAGACACTGTTCGACCAGGTCGAGGGCTTCTGGCGCAGTGAACAGGTATCCGGGGTGGCGCTTTACGACTTCGCAGCCGCCCAGGCGAAAGCCATGGGCTGGACGCTCAACCTCGACATCAAGGGCCACCGGGTCAGCGACTTCCCCCATGCGATTCATCGCGGCGGCGACCTCGGGAACCTGGCGCAATACCCCAATACCGGCCTGTGGATCCTGGAAATCCAATTGGCCCATCCTGAGCGCCCGTTTGGTGCGTTTTATGAGGACTTGTTGATCTGA
- a CDS encoding phytanoyl-CoA dioxygenase, with protein sequence MTDRERLHLDGYVLLRRAIPAEWLAGLRVVFDAGVRPSDQWPTPRGWDWRHSLLEGDAQIQAVCRLPPLLAAVGEVIGERFFLAQVEGREPLAGGGHQQLHRDLSAQRPGDTAVALAFFDDYGPENGATRLVPGSHRPDPQAPTFDFTDESRSVQLSGFAGDILVFDAELVHAASLNVNGARRRSILIGYFSEQLYASHLETAALRSIQMDTSERFEPSGVALGPL encoded by the coding sequence ATGACAGACCGCGAACGGCTCCACCTGGATGGCTATGTCCTGCTGCGCCGGGCGATCCCGGCCGAATGGCTGGCAGGCCTGCGCGTCGTGTTCGATGCGGGTGTCCGGCCCTCGGATCAATGGCCGACACCGCGGGGCTGGGACTGGCGGCATTCGCTGCTGGAGGGTGATGCGCAGATTCAGGCGGTGTGCCGCTTGCCGCCGTTGCTGGCAGCGGTGGGCGAAGTGATCGGCGAACGGTTCTTCCTGGCCCAAGTGGAAGGGCGCGAGCCCCTGGCGGGCGGCGGCCACCAGCAGTTGCACCGCGACCTGTCGGCCCAGCGTCCCGGCGACACGGCCGTCGCCCTGGCGTTCTTCGACGACTATGGCCCCGAGAACGGTGCGACACGCCTCGTGCCCGGCAGCCATCGCCCCGACCCGCAAGCCCCCACCTTCGATTTCACTGACGAGTCCCGCTCCGTCCAACTGTCGGGTTTCGCCGGTGACATTCTGGTTTTTGACGCCGAACTGGTTCACGCCGCTAGCCTGAATGTGAACGGTGCGCGTCGTCGCTCCATCCTGATCGGGTACTTTTCAGAGCAGCTCTATGCCTCGCACCTGGAGACCGCCGCGCTGCGCAGCATCCAGATGGACACGAGCGAGCGATTCGAACCTTCCGGGGTTGCCTTGGGCCCGCTGTAG
- a CDS encoding XRE family transcriptional regulator, with protein sequence MRLLLVEDDRALGQGIRVALAAEGYTLDWLQDGAAALHALRSESFDLLLLDLGLPRLDGIDLLQQLRAGQHDLPVLILTARDGTAERIAGLDAGADDYLVKPFDVEELKARVRALLRRSQGRAQPMLEHAGVSLDPATQQVRYQDADIIVTPMEYQLLHQLMVRPGKVVTRERLSRALYGWQERVESNTLEVLIHNLRRKLSTELIRTVRGVGYVLALKP encoded by the coding sequence ATGCGCCTACTGCTTGTCGAAGATGACCGTGCCCTCGGCCAAGGGATTCGCGTGGCTTTGGCTGCCGAAGGCTACACCCTGGACTGGTTGCAGGATGGCGCCGCGGCCTTGCACGCCTTGCGCAGCGAAAGCTTCGATTTGCTGTTGCTCGACCTCGGCCTGCCACGGCTCGACGGGATTGACCTGCTGCAACAACTGCGCGCCGGACAGCATGACTTGCCGGTGCTGATTCTCACCGCTCGCGACGGCACCGCCGAGCGCATCGCCGGCCTCGACGCCGGTGCCGACGACTACCTGGTCAAACCTTTCGACGTGGAGGAACTCAAGGCCCGCGTCCGAGCCCTGTTGCGCCGCAGCCAGGGCCGCGCGCAACCGATGCTCGAACACGCCGGCGTCAGCCTCGATCCGGCCACCCAGCAGGTGCGCTACCAGGACGCCGACATCATCGTCACCCCCATGGAGTACCAGTTGTTGCACCAATTGATGGTGCGCCCCGGCAAAGTGGTGACCCGCGAGCGCTTGTCCCGCGCGCTGTACGGCTGGCAGGAACGGGTGGAGAGCAACACGCTGGAAGTGTTGATCCACAACCTGCGTAGAAAGCTGTCCACCGAACTGATCCGCACCGTGCGCGGTGTTGGCTATGTGCTGGCGCTCAAACCATGA
- a CDS encoding 2,4-dienoyl-CoA reductase: MSLFDRLILPNGSTIQNRIAKAAMEENMADADQAPSEALMRLYQAWADGGAGLIITGNVMVDGRAMTGPGGVVLQDDQQLDKFKRWARVGRSGGAQFWLQINHPGRQMQANLGQKAWAPSAVPLDLGSMSKLFSMPHAMTPAVIEEVVQRFARSARLGEQAGFTGVQIHAAHGYLLSQFLSPLTNQRTDEWGGSLENRARLLLDIVKAVRAVVSAEFAVAVKLNSADFQRGGFTADDARKVVEWLNDLGVDLVELSGGSYEAPAMQGDARDGRTLAREAYFVEFARDIQTVAKMPVMVTGGVRRRPVAESVVASGVDMVGIGTALAIDPGLPRDWRQGKDSAPQLPPITWKNKAFAALANMAVVKFQLSKLSRDKQPDPTVSPLRALILQQLAVLWRTRQYRRWVQKRLV, from the coding sequence ATGAGTTTGTTCGACCGCCTGATCCTTCCCAACGGCTCGACCATCCAGAACCGAATCGCCAAAGCCGCCATGGAAGAGAACATGGCAGACGCCGACCAGGCGCCCTCCGAAGCCCTGATGCGGCTTTATCAGGCGTGGGCCGATGGCGGAGCCGGCCTGATCATCACCGGCAACGTCATGGTCGACGGTCGTGCCATGACCGGTCCGGGGGGCGTGGTGTTGCAGGATGACCAGCAACTGGACAAGTTCAAGCGCTGGGCACGTGTGGGTCGATCCGGCGGTGCGCAATTCTGGTTGCAGATCAACCACCCAGGTCGCCAGATGCAGGCCAATCTCGGGCAAAAGGCCTGGGCACCATCTGCTGTGCCGCTGGACCTGGGCTCCATGTCCAAGCTTTTCTCAATGCCTCACGCCATGACCCCGGCGGTGATTGAAGAGGTCGTCCAGCGCTTTGCCCGCAGCGCGCGCCTTGGCGAGCAGGCCGGTTTCACCGGGGTGCAGATCCACGCTGCCCATGGTTACTTGTTGAGCCAGTTCCTTTCACCGCTGACCAACCAGAGGACGGACGAGTGGGGCGGCTCCCTGGAAAACCGCGCGCGCCTGTTGCTCGACATCGTCAAGGCCGTCCGGGCGGTGGTGTCCGCGGAATTTGCGGTGGCGGTCAAACTGAATTCTGCTGACTTCCAGCGCGGAGGGTTCACGGCCGACGACGCCAGGAAGGTCGTCGAGTGGCTCAACGATCTGGGGGTGGACCTGGTGGAGCTGTCGGGCGGCAGTTACGAAGCCCCCGCCATGCAGGGTGATGCGCGCGATGGGCGTACCCTGGCGCGTGAGGCCTATTTCGTCGAGTTTGCCCGCGACATCCAGACCGTCGCCAAGATGCCCGTGATGGTCACCGGCGGTGTGCGCCGACGCCCGGTGGCTGAGAGTGTCGTGGCCAGTGGGGTGGACATGGTGGGCATCGGGACGGCGCTGGCCATCGACCCGGGCCTGCCTCGTGATTGGCGCCAGGGCAAGGACAGCGCCCCTCAACTGCCGCCGATCACCTGGAAGAACAAAGCCTTCGCGGCCCTGGCCAACATGGCGGTGGTCAAGTTCCAGCTGAGTAAACTCAGCCGCGACAAGCAGCCCGACCCGACGGTGTCGCCATTGCGCGCGCTGATCTTGCAGCAGCTCGCGGTGCTCTGGCGCACCCGGCAATATCGGCGTTGGGTACAGAAGCGTCTGGTGTGA
- a CDS encoding signal peptide protein, translating to MRKILLLSLIIASPLAFAGPQCTTAERSQWQDEKAFQDKLKADGYTISKFKVTDGNCYEIYGFDKDKRKVEIYHDPVTGKAVKTEIKG from the coding sequence ATGCGCAAAATTCTCCTGCTGTCCCTGATCATCGCCAGCCCTCTGGCCTTCGCCGGCCCGCAATGCACCACCGCCGAGCGCTCGCAATGGCAAGACGAAAAAGCCTTCCAGGACAAACTCAAGGCTGACGGCTACACCATCAGCAAATTCAAGGTCACTGACGGCAACTGCTACGAGATCTACGGTTTCGACAAGGACAAGCGCAAGGTCGAAATCTACCACGACCCGGTCACCGGCAAGGCGGTGAAGACGGAGATCAAAGGCTGA
- a CDS encoding MerR family transcriptional regulator produces MRIGELAKISGLAPSRIRFYEASGLIRSVERKANGYRDYAPETEWILQIITGAQAAGFSLEQIRQLMPVDANGWQEEELLGGLRQKVEEIEILQQRLAQNKVQLLLVIKGIEGKPEGVACADNAQLLLHRLREEGARAAPARQDGVTSKGKKARRV; encoded by the coding sequence ATGAGGATTGGTGAACTGGCGAAAATCAGCGGGTTGGCGCCCTCGCGCATCCGCTTCTACGAGGCGAGCGGTCTGATCCGGTCGGTCGAGCGCAAGGCCAACGGTTATCGTGACTATGCGCCTGAGACCGAGTGGATCCTGCAGATCATCACGGGGGCACAAGCGGCAGGGTTTTCATTGGAGCAGATCCGGCAATTGATGCCGGTGGACGCCAACGGCTGGCAGGAGGAAGAGCTGCTTGGCGGGCTCAGGCAAAAGGTCGAGGAAATCGAAATCCTGCAGCAGCGACTGGCCCAGAACAAGGTCCAGCTGCTGCTGGTCATCAAGGGCATCGAGGGCAAGCCCGAGGGCGTGGCGTGTGCCGACAACGCGCAATTGTTGTTGCACCGCCTGCGTGAAGAAGGGGCGAGGGCAGCCCCAGCCCGTCAGGACGGGGTGACGTCCAAGGGGAAAAAAGCACGCAGGGTTTGA